From a region of the Sebastes umbrosus isolate fSebUmb1 chromosome 10, fSebUmb1.pri, whole genome shotgun sequence genome:
- the LOC119495913 gene encoding early growth response protein 2b-like, whose protein sequence is MTAKIADEVSVSLCSLVDSIPKDVYTAESSIVFKEEAVGEEEHEENENGDLLFEAKCAPELSFHGDLAQYVATLRTQPVAFTGKFSVDSRGAGGPWTSKDVINVISADIGPAPVSGSCSASPDIYAGGGGDASTVIFCSKGSEHLSGSCSASPDIYSGGGGGGGGGGDGTMAHGHPDISHMYAPPHPHPHPHPHPSYSCSGDMYQDQSAGGYLATSTCAVSYHPPPSYNPVPKPTVDGAALLSIMPEYGGFYQQSCQRDIQERKSLPYPLDSLRVPPPLTPLNTIRNFTLGAASEGPMAAAFPTHQSLPLRPILRPRKYPNRPSKTPVHQRPYPCPAESCDRRFSRSDELSRHLRIHTGHKPFQCRICMRNFSRSDHLTTHIRTHTGEKPFSCDQCGRKFARSDERRRHMKIHLRQKEKKSSAS, encoded by the exons ATGACTGCTAAAATAGCGGATGAAGTTTCAGTATCTCTGTGCAGTCTTGTAGACAGTATTCCTAAAGATGTGTACACAGCAGAGAGCTCCATTGTTTTTAAAGAAGAGGCTGTAGGAGAGGAAGAACATGAAGAGAATGAAAATG gTGATCTTCTGTTCGAAGCGAAGTGCGCACCTGAGCTGTCCTTCCACGGAGACTTGGCGCAGTACGTGGCAACTTTACGCACGCAGCCCGTTGCGTTTACCGGCAAGTTCTCGGTGGATtccagaggagcaggaggaccGTGGACATCTAAAGACGTCATCAACGTCATCAGCGCTGACATCGGACCGGCCCCGGTGTCTGGGTCGTGTTCAGCATCTCCAGATATTTacgcaggaggaggaggagacgcatctact GTGATCTTCTGTTCGAAGGGAAGTGAGCACCTGTCTGGGTCGTGTTCAGCATCGCCAGATATTtactcaggaggaggaggaggaggaggaggaggaggagacggcacCATGGCGCACGGCCATCCGGACATCAGCCACATGTACGCGccccctcatcctcatcctcatcctcacccCCACCCGTCCTACTCCTGCAGTGGAGACATGTACCAGGACCAGTCAGCAGGTGGTTACCTGGCGACGTCCACCTGTGCAGTGTCCTACCACCCTCCTCCATCCTACAACCCTGTACCTAAACCGACTGTAGACGGCGCCGCGCTGCTGTCCATCATGCCAGAGTACGGAGGCTTCTACCAGCAGAGCTGCCAGAGAGACATCCAGGAGAGGAAATCCCTCCCGTACCCGCTGGACTCCCTCAGGgtgcctcctcctctcactcctctcaACACCATCAGGAACTTTACGCTCGGTGCGGCCTCAGAGGGTCCCATGGCCGCAGCTTTCCCCACCCACCAGAGCCTCCCACTTAGACCCATCTTGAGACCCAGAAAGTACCCGAACCGGCCGAGCAAGACGCCTGTGCATCAGAGGCCGTACCCGTGCCCGGCTGAGAGCTGCGACCGCCGGTTCTCCAGGTCGGACGAGCTGAGTCGACACCTGCGCATCCACACCGGCCACAAACCCTTCCAGTGCCGCATCTGCATGAGGAACTTCAGCCGCAGCGACCACCTCACCACCCACATCCGCACGCACACCGGGGAGAAACCGTTCTCCTGCGACCAGTGCGGGAGGAAGTTCGCCCGGAGTGACGAGAGGAGGAGGCACATGAAGATTCACCTCCGGCAGAAGGAGAAAAAGTCCTCTGCTTCCTAA
- the adob gene encoding 2-aminoethanethiol (cysteamine) dioxygenase b — protein sequence MMPSDTIMTSIVQRIARQALVTFRSSEEAGKTFLENQSKLRSLMTEVRAADLKLSPRRAASDGHQQLQLHGPPVTYMHICEMDHFSMGVFLLKSGASIPLHDHPGMHGMLKVMYGTVRISCFDRLDPPPPPGSPPPPGSLRRSLLRSTEVYTEDSDPCVLSPDRDNLHQIDAVDGPSAFMDILAPPYDPEDGRDCHYYKLLTEAEVKHTEQEKEKEVWLMEISQPPDFWCGGEPYPGPEVCL from the coding sequence ATGATGCCCAGTGACACCATCATGACCTCCATCGTTCAGAGAATCGCCCGCCAGGCTCTCGTCACCTTCAGGAGCAGCGAGGAGGCCGGTAAAACCTTCCTGGAGAACCAGAGCAAGCTGCGGAGCCTGATGACGGAGGTGCGCGCGGCCGACCTGAAGCTGTCCCCGAGGAGAGCAGCCTCAGACGGCcaccagcagctgcagctccaCGGGCCTCCGGTCACCTACATGCACATCTGCGAGATGGACCACTTCAGCATGGGGGTGTTCCTCCTGAAGAGCGGAGCCTCCATCCCGCTGCACGACCACCCGGGGATGCACGGCATGCTCAAAGTCATGTACGGGACGGTCCGGATCAGCTGCTTCGACCGGCtggatcctcctcctccaccgggCTCACCTCCTCCACCGGGCTCCCTGCGGCGCTCCCTGCTGCGCTCCACCGAGGTGTACACGGAGGACAGCGACCCCTGCGTGCTGTCCCCGGACCGGGACAACCTGCACCAGATCGACGCCGTGGACGGTCCCTCCGCCTTCATGGACATCCTGGCTCCACCGTACGACCCGGAGGACGGCAGAGACTGCCACTACTACAAGCTGCTGACTGAAGCAGAggtcaaacacacagagcaggagaaggagaaggaggtcTGGCTCATGGAGATCTCACAGCCTCCGGATTTCTGGTGCGGTGGGGAGCCCTACCCGGGCCCGGAGGTCTGCCTCTGA
- the znf365 gene encoding protein ZNF365 isoform X3, which translates to MQQKLCSRGSGSFLLERNGQACGAVTVTSCDLPFRCPRCGEQERFRSLASLRAHLEYRHSYRSPDVTTGGFSITGKLPDPLTAAIPWHDMSLPTRRGLQGVGRPPHVRSLSDSRDSGYLHSYSSVRRRTQSVGVGTQAEEEEDDDEEEDEEEFGTDDEGEEEEDEGEERDGGRNEEDIKMAIKKSDACCHHLNHHHLPFPLPAPLGPPPDPDLDLDLDLVEQNAYSGLETAAASAAVRRRLASILRAADSTMQRRLAKVSTELAQTDTELLCERAHSQHLAQERQEVADRERSLSRQVDVAVMVIAALREQLNASENELERREREVITIQKFLEAAARQETCGKVRIQRFIENLLRRIALAERLVEYYQVNGSPQQCNHYKYQQPNDNGPHRITKSRSAGGQLSSSGLHDNRSRSSSQFSGRPLFSKAGGGERDREREHRERLAQSSRLFCRPEHRDDIWNHQRRRSAG; encoded by the exons ATGCAGCAGAAGTTGTGTTCCAGAGGTTCTGGTTCTTTCCTCTTGGAGAGGAACGGCCAGGCCTGCGGCGCCGTCACCGTCACCTCCTGCGACCTCCCCTTCCGCTGCCCCCGCTGTGGCGAACAGGAGCGCTTCCGCAGCCTGGCCTCGCTCCGCGCCCACCTGGAGTACCGCCACTCGTACCGCTCTCCGGACGTGACTACCGGTGGCTTCAGCATCACCGGCAAGCTCCCTGACCCGTTGACGGCGGCGATCCCCTGGCACGACATGAGCCTCCCGACCCGCAGGGGCCTGCAGGGCGTGGGGCGGCCACCTCACGTCCGCTCCCTCAGTGACAGCAGAGACAGTGGGTACCTCCACTCCTACAGCTCTGTGAGGAGACGCACCCAGAGTGTTGGGGTGGGGACGCaggctgaggaagaggaggatgacgatgaggaagaagatgaggaggaatttgggacagatgatgaaggagaagaggaggaggacgaaggtgaagagagagatggaggtagaaATGAGGAGGACATCAAAATGGCTATCAAAAAGTCAGACGCATGCTGCCATCACCTCAACCACCATCACCTCCCGTTCCCTCTTCCAGCCCCTCTTGGTCCCCCGCCAGACCCGGACCTGGACTTAGACCTGGACCTGGTCG AGCAGAACGCGTACTCTGGTTTGGAGACGGCAGCAGCCTCGGCCGCGGTGCGCCGACGACTGGCCAGCATCCTGCGGGCGGCCGACAGCACCATGCAGCGCCGGCTGGCCAAGGTGAGCACGGAGCTCGCCCAGACCGACACGGAGCTCCTGTGTGAGCGTGCCCACTCGCAGCACCTGGCCCAGGAGAGGCAGGAAGTTGCAGACAGGGAGAGGTCGCTGAGCCGGCAAGTCGACGTGGCTGTTATGGTGATCGCCGCGCTGAGGGAGCAGCTCAACGCCTCAGAGAACGAGCTGGAGAGACGAGAGAG GGAGGTGATAACCATCCAGAAGTTTCTGGAAGCAGCGGCTCGACAGGAGACGTGCGGTAAAGTTCGAATCCAGCGCTTCATCGAGAATCTGCTGAGACGCATCGCTCTGGCCGAGAGACTGGTGGAGTATTACCAGGTCAACGGCAGCCCGCAGCAGTGCAACCACTACAAG TACCAGCAGCCAAATGATAATGGTCCTCACAGAATCACTAAAAGCAG GTCAGCGGGAGGTCAGCTGTCCTCGTCTGGTCTCCATGACAACAGAAGCCGCTCCTCCTCGCAGTTCAGCGGCCGTCCTCTGTTCTCCAAAGCGGGCGGCGGGGAGCGAGACCGGGAGCGGGAGCACCGGGAACGTCTGGCCCAGTCGTCCAGGCTTTTCTGCCGACCCGAACACAGAGACGACATCTGGAACCACCAGCGCCGCAGGTCCGCCGG TTGA
- the znf365 gene encoding protein ZNF365 isoform X1: MQQKLCSRGSGSFLLERNGQACGAVTVTSCDLPFRCPRCGEQERFRSLASLRAHLEYRHSYRSPDVTTGGFSITGKLPDPLTAAIPWHDMSLPTRRGLQGVGRPPHVRSLSDSRDSGYLHSYSSVRRRTQSVGVGTQAEEEEDDDEEEDEEEFGTDDEGEEEEDEGEERDGGRNEEDIKMAIKKSDACCHHLNHHHLPFPLPAPLGPPPDPDLDLDLDLVEQNAYSGLETAAASAAVRRRLASILRAADSTMQRRLAKVSTELAQTDTELLCERAHSQHLAQERQEVADRERSLSRQVDVAVMVIAALREQLNASENELERREREVITIQKFLEAAARQETCGKVRIQRFIENLLRRIALAERLVEYYQVNGSPQQCNHYKYQQPNDNGPHRITKSRSAGGQLSSSGLHDNRSRSSSQFSGRPLFSKAGGGERDREREHRERLAQSSRLFCRPEHRDDIWNHQRRRSAGYEA; encoded by the exons ATGCAGCAGAAGTTGTGTTCCAGAGGTTCTGGTTCTTTCCTCTTGGAGAGGAACGGCCAGGCCTGCGGCGCCGTCACCGTCACCTCCTGCGACCTCCCCTTCCGCTGCCCCCGCTGTGGCGAACAGGAGCGCTTCCGCAGCCTGGCCTCGCTCCGCGCCCACCTGGAGTACCGCCACTCGTACCGCTCTCCGGACGTGACTACCGGTGGCTTCAGCATCACCGGCAAGCTCCCTGACCCGTTGACGGCGGCGATCCCCTGGCACGACATGAGCCTCCCGACCCGCAGGGGCCTGCAGGGCGTGGGGCGGCCACCTCACGTCCGCTCCCTCAGTGACAGCAGAGACAGTGGGTACCTCCACTCCTACAGCTCTGTGAGGAGACGCACCCAGAGTGTTGGGGTGGGGACGCaggctgaggaagaggaggatgacgatgaggaagaagatgaggaggaatttgggacagatgatgaaggagaagaggaggaggacgaaggtgaagagagagatggaggtagaaATGAGGAGGACATCAAAATGGCTATCAAAAAGTCAGACGCATGCTGCCATCACCTCAACCACCATCACCTCCCGTTCCCTCTTCCAGCCCCTCTTGGTCCCCCGCCAGACCCGGACCTGGACTTAGACCTGGACCTGGTCG AGCAGAACGCGTACTCTGGTTTGGAGACGGCAGCAGCCTCGGCCGCGGTGCGCCGACGACTGGCCAGCATCCTGCGGGCGGCCGACAGCACCATGCAGCGCCGGCTGGCCAAGGTGAGCACGGAGCTCGCCCAGACCGACACGGAGCTCCTGTGTGAGCGTGCCCACTCGCAGCACCTGGCCCAGGAGAGGCAGGAAGTTGCAGACAGGGAGAGGTCGCTGAGCCGGCAAGTCGACGTGGCTGTTATGGTGATCGCCGCGCTGAGGGAGCAGCTCAACGCCTCAGAGAACGAGCTGGAGAGACGAGAGAG GGAGGTGATAACCATCCAGAAGTTTCTGGAAGCAGCGGCTCGACAGGAGACGTGCGGTAAAGTTCGAATCCAGCGCTTCATCGAGAATCTGCTGAGACGCATCGCTCTGGCCGAGAGACTGGTGGAGTATTACCAGGTCAACGGCAGCCCGCAGCAGTGCAACCACTACAAG TACCAGCAGCCAAATGATAATGGTCCTCACAGAATCACTAAAAGCAG GTCAGCGGGAGGTCAGCTGTCCTCGTCTGGTCTCCATGACAACAGAAGCCGCTCCTCCTCGCAGTTCAGCGGCCGTCCTCTGTTCTCCAAAGCGGGCGGCGGGGAGCGAGACCGGGAGCGGGAGCACCGGGAACGTCTGGCCCAGTCGTCCAGGCTTTTCTGCCGACCCGAACACAGAGACGACATCTGGAACCACCAGCGCCGCAGGTCCGCCGGGTACGAGGCGTAG
- the znf365 gene encoding protein ZNF365 isoform X2, with product MQQKLCSRGSGSFLLERNGQACGAVTVTSCDLPFRCPRCGEQERFRSLASLRAHLEYRHSYRSPDVTTGGFSITGKLPDPLTAAIPWHDMSLPTRRGLQGVGRPPHVRSLSDSRDSGYLHSYSSVRRRTQSVGVGTQAEEEEDDDEEEDEEEFGTDDEGEEEEDEGEERDGGRNEEDIKMAIKKSDACCHHLNHHHLPFPLPAPLGPPPDPDLDLDLDLVEQNAYSGLETAAASAAVRRRLASILRAADSTMQRRLAKVSTELAQTDTELLCERAHSQHLAQERQEVADRERSLSRQVDVAVMVIAALREQLNASENELERREREVITIQKFLEAAARQETCGKVRIQRFIENLLRRIALAERLVEYYQVNGSPQQCNHYKYQQPNDNGPHRITKSRSAGGQLSSSGLHDNRSRSSSQFSGRPLFSKAGGGERDREREHRERLAQSSRLFCRPEHRDDIWNHQRRRSAGDIH from the exons ATGCAGCAGAAGTTGTGTTCCAGAGGTTCTGGTTCTTTCCTCTTGGAGAGGAACGGCCAGGCCTGCGGCGCCGTCACCGTCACCTCCTGCGACCTCCCCTTCCGCTGCCCCCGCTGTGGCGAACAGGAGCGCTTCCGCAGCCTGGCCTCGCTCCGCGCCCACCTGGAGTACCGCCACTCGTACCGCTCTCCGGACGTGACTACCGGTGGCTTCAGCATCACCGGCAAGCTCCCTGACCCGTTGACGGCGGCGATCCCCTGGCACGACATGAGCCTCCCGACCCGCAGGGGCCTGCAGGGCGTGGGGCGGCCACCTCACGTCCGCTCCCTCAGTGACAGCAGAGACAGTGGGTACCTCCACTCCTACAGCTCTGTGAGGAGACGCACCCAGAGTGTTGGGGTGGGGACGCaggctgaggaagaggaggatgacgatgaggaagaagatgaggaggaatttgggacagatgatgaaggagaagaggaggaggacgaaggtgaagagagagatggaggtagaaATGAGGAGGACATCAAAATGGCTATCAAAAAGTCAGACGCATGCTGCCATCACCTCAACCACCATCACCTCCCGTTCCCTCTTCCAGCCCCTCTTGGTCCCCCGCCAGACCCGGACCTGGACTTAGACCTGGACCTGGTCG AGCAGAACGCGTACTCTGGTTTGGAGACGGCAGCAGCCTCGGCCGCGGTGCGCCGACGACTGGCCAGCATCCTGCGGGCGGCCGACAGCACCATGCAGCGCCGGCTGGCCAAGGTGAGCACGGAGCTCGCCCAGACCGACACGGAGCTCCTGTGTGAGCGTGCCCACTCGCAGCACCTGGCCCAGGAGAGGCAGGAAGTTGCAGACAGGGAGAGGTCGCTGAGCCGGCAAGTCGACGTGGCTGTTATGGTGATCGCCGCGCTGAGGGAGCAGCTCAACGCCTCAGAGAACGAGCTGGAGAGACGAGAGAG GGAGGTGATAACCATCCAGAAGTTTCTGGAAGCAGCGGCTCGACAGGAGACGTGCGGTAAAGTTCGAATCCAGCGCTTCATCGAGAATCTGCTGAGACGCATCGCTCTGGCCGAGAGACTGGTGGAGTATTACCAGGTCAACGGCAGCCCGCAGCAGTGCAACCACTACAAG TACCAGCAGCCAAATGATAATGGTCCTCACAGAATCACTAAAAGCAG GTCAGCGGGAGGTCAGCTGTCCTCGTCTGGTCTCCATGACAACAGAAGCCGCTCCTCCTCGCAGTTCAGCGGCCGTCCTCTGTTCTCCAAAGCGGGCGGCGGGGAGCGAGACCGGGAGCGGGAGCACCGGGAACGTCTGGCCCAGTCGTCCAGGCTTTTCTGCCGACCCGAACACAGAGACGACATCTGGAACCACCAGCGCCGCAGGTCCGCCGG agatatccactga